From the genome of Solanum lycopersicum chromosome 7, SLM_r2.1:
GGTGACTAGAGATATGATTTGCATTTCGAGAGTAACTGTTCGGTTTATCTGAATCAAGCGAGAGTCTAGGAAGATCATCGTAGTCATGGCCAGAAGAGGAAGATGAAAGAGATAATCGAGAAGAAATCGAAACGGACTCTGTATCAGAGTCCTTCAACAACGGAAGGTGAAGAGACGAGTCTAGAGAAGAGCTTAAGGACTTTGAGTTGCGATGAAGGAAATTTTTCAGGGATTTATGAGCAGCACTGCTCGGTAACGACGAGGTTCTCTGAGTTTCCTGCTTGGCACTGTTgttctgattctgtttcttcaaGCCTAGAAGCTCCCTCCATCGTGTAGTACACCTCGGTGCTTTCGGAGAGAACAAATAAGGATCCGCATTACAAATCTCATTTCTCATCCGAACTTGAGGTGTATCCGGTGATGCGGAAACAGCAGCCGACGTCGTAGCAGCAGGACGGATCATAGAGAGATGAAGCGGCACCAGCTTTCCATCGAAAAAAAGCTCATCAGCTGGCAGCATATTTACCGGATCTTCAAGGCAAAACTCAAAATCGCCCATATCTTTCGAAACTTCTGGATCTAATTCCTCCACCTTATCATTTTCAACACTCGTCTGCTTAGCTCCGGCAACCTTGGAAGCTTCGCCGTCCCTACTAAAtgacatccttggacttaacCAACCATATGACTTGTACTTCGCAGCCGGAGAACAATCCAAAAACTTCTCCGGCGACATACCCATTTTGTTAACGCAAGCTGAAGCCATAATTTCCGGCGTACATACAAATAGAAGAAACGTTAACGTAACGATTACAGaatggaatatatatatatataaaaagaaagagtCAAAGATCCCAAAAAAATGCAAAGCAAGAGAATAGGTAGCTAGGGTTTATGAATAGTGTTTGTGTATGTGGCGCTCCATTGTTTAGCAGTAAGCAGCAGGGAGACTGTGTCCCAGTGGCATTATATGTGAAGGGGGAGCACATAAATAGAAACATCAGAAACAGGTGGGTCCATTGTATTACAACAAATGGGGTGTTGACACGTGGATTATGTGGTCAAAGATTTAAAAAGCCCAAATCGATGTCCAAAAAGCCCAAACTGAAAAAGCGGGATAGTTTTGGGGATCATGGCGGGCACATTAATAttcgtttttatttttttattcaaattttatctgaagcaaaaaattaaaaaatattaaataggtAATTACCGTTgtaaagaaattattatatataatatattgagAGGAAGAGGGCAAAATTAGGATGGTTCGCGGAAGCAGACACTCAACTGCGTTCTGGTCACTTTGCTTTTAATcaacttaaattaataaatagtgAA
Proteins encoded in this window:
- the LOC101260742 gene encoding uncharacterized protein; the protein is MASACVNKMGMSPEKFLDCSPAAKYKSYGWLSPRMSFSRDGEASKVAGAKQTSVENDKVEELDPEVSKDMGDFEFCLEDPVNMLPADELFFDGKLVPLHLSMIRPAATTSAAVSASPDTPQVRMRNEICNADPYLFSPKAPRCTTRWRELLGLKKQNQNNSAKQETQRTSSLPSSAAHKSLKNFLHRNSKSLSSSLDSSLHLPLLKDSDTESVSISSRLSLSSSSSGHDYDDLPRLSLDSDKPNSYSRNANHISSHRRVRVVKYRVSSSENPLANRASRSPVRKQSDSSVTTVRGASVDSPRMNSSGKIVFHSLERSSSSPSTFNGGPRYKHRGMERSYSANVRVTPVLNVPVCSLRGSSKSGVFGFPLFSSSSSSSAVSGNKAGHHHSNIRPRTDRIKE